One genomic segment of Clostridium saccharoperbutylacetonicum N1-4(HMT) includes these proteins:
- a CDS encoding NAD(P)H-dependent oxidoreductase has translation MIVLNITIIYDNKNNAFNCVQLLLHNLKINVDLEVTEFYLSGNHGTLKKLSYIENFNSPSPDMDTFKKIITSLKKSDLFIIASQISNCDISIGMKNFFYNLSQYFIDAKIKSLIHNKIGIVVSTTAGAGLFYNTNLLKKNLNLLGMNYIFKFHETLYETNWNDINLKTKMKINKNAFNITYKILNLYNNLHSVGSQFFNKKICMPNIHLVHPAKNNIIDVSCLEKQDHYLHKHM, from the coding sequence ATGATAGTTTTGAACATTACCATTATTTATGACAATAAAAATAACGCATTCAATTGTGTACAACTTTTATTACACAATTTAAAGATCAATGTAGATTTGGAAGTAACTGAATTCTACTTATCGGGAAATCATGGTACTTTGAAGAAACTTTCTTATATTGAAAATTTTAATTCTCCCTCTCCCGATATGGATACCTTTAAAAAAATTATAACTTCATTAAAGAAATCAGATTTATTCATTATTGCTTCTCAAATTTCTAATTGTGACATTAGTATTGGAATGAAGAACTTTTTTTACAATCTATCGCAATATTTTATTGATGCTAAAATAAAATCACTGATACATAATAAGATTGGTATAGTAGTTTCAACAACAGCTGGTGCAGGATTATTTTATAATACAAATCTGCTCAAAAAAAATTTAAATCTTTTAGGCATGAATTACATATTTAAATTTCACGAAACCCTTTACGAAACAAACTGGAATGATATTAATCTTAAAACTAAAATGAAAATAAACAAAAATGCATTTAATATAACTTACAAAATTCTTAACTTATACAATAATCTTCACAGTGTAGGTTCACAATTTTTTAATAAAAAAATTTGTATGCCTAACATACATCTTGTTCACCCTGCCAAAAACAATATTATTGATGTTAGTTGCTTAGAAAAACAAGATCACTATCTTCATAAGCACATGTAA
- a CDS encoding TetR/AcrR family transcriptional regulator, translated as MNTRDKIIYEALNLFSTKGFDAISVRDIAKAVGIKASSLYNHFKNKQDILDTIISKYSAYISNFFDHMIYNCCINEIVINKIKYFSEEYFFKDCIEIFMFYLKDEYVVKFRKLLIIEQFNNSEIANIYNKIFVEDILNFHTKIFELLMNENVVIKKDPYILALQFYSPAFLLFYKDDNITDKELTSLKNHIAEFKDTYVLKG; from the coding sequence ATGAATACTCGAGACAAAATTATTTATGAAGCATTAAACCTCTTTTCAACAAAGGGCTTTGATGCAATATCTGTAAGAGATATCGCTAAAGCAGTTGGTATCAAAGCAAGTTCTCTTTATAATCATTTTAAAAATAAGCAAGATATTTTAGATACTATAATAAGTAAATATTCAGCTTATATCTCTAATTTCTTTGATCACATGATATACAATTGTTGTATTAATGAAATTGTTATTAACAAGATTAAATATTTCTCAGAGGAGTATTTTTTTAAAGACTGTATAGAGATATTTATGTTTTATTTAAAAGATGAGTATGTTGTTAAATTTAGAAAGTTGCTTATAATAGAACAATTCAATAATTCCGAAATTGCAAATATATATAATAAAATATTTGTTGAAGATATTTTAAATTTTCATACCAAAATCTTTGAATTACTTATGAACGAAAATGTAGTTATTAAAAAAGACCCTTATATTTTAGCTCTTCAGTTTTATTCTCCAGCTTTTCTATTATTCTATAAGGATGATAATATAACTGATAAAGAATTAACTTCATTAAAAAATCACATTGCTGAATTTAAAGATACATATGTATTGAAAGGATGA
- a CDS encoding DMT family transporter: MENNKNDYKIGVFTGIGSAVTWGIDTVLVALILAMSPFSSEGAVLVAPIIAACFHDVFSAIWTFIYLAIKGKLSPLVKAMKTKSGLVVALAAIMGGPIGMTGYVMSIKYIGASYTAIITSLYPAIGGVLAYLILKEKIGKKGWAGLIVAIIGIFLIGYSPDGSEVSMIGIIWAIVCAVGWGSESVICAIGMKDDEVSAESALQIRQLTSGIVYAVLIVPMIGGIGIGMEALKTNSVWWLIGVALAGTASYLFYYQSIDKIGATKAMGLNSTNTVFAIIFDVLINGTQLSLKTIICSLMVMGGVYFMAKISEETKETPKLAEAN; the protein is encoded by the coding sequence ATGGAAAATAATAAAAATGACTATAAGATTGGTGTGTTTACCGGAATAGGTTCGGCAGTAACTTGGGGGATAGATACTGTTTTAGTGGCATTAATACTTGCTATGAGTCCATTCTCATCTGAAGGTGCGGTACTTGTGGCACCAATCATAGCAGCATGTTTTCATGATGTATTTTCTGCAATATGGACATTTATATATCTTGCAATAAAAGGAAAATTATCACCATTAGTTAAAGCTATGAAAACTAAGAGCGGATTGGTAGTTGCATTAGCAGCAATTATGGGTGGTCCAATTGGTATGACAGGATATGTAATGTCAATTAAATATATAGGAGCATCTTATACAGCAATTATAACATCATTATATCCTGCAATTGGAGGAGTTTTAGCATACTTAATATTAAAGGAGAAAATAGGTAAAAAGGGATGGGCAGGATTAATTGTTGCAATTATAGGAATATTTTTAATTGGATATTCACCAGATGGATCTGAAGTTAGTATGATTGGAATTATATGGGCTATAGTGTGTGCAGTAGGATGGGGAAGTGAATCTGTTATATGTGCAATTGGAATGAAGGATGATGAAGTTTCAGCAGAATCTGCACTTCAAATAAGACAATTAACATCAGGTATTGTTTATGCTGTCTTAATAGTTCCAATGATAGGGGGAATTGGAATAGGTATGGAAGCTTTAAAAACAAATTCAGTTTGGTGGCTTATAGGAGTTGCTTTAGCAGGAACAGCATCATATTTGTTCTATTATCAATCAATTGATAAAATTGGGGCTACAAAAGCAATGGGATTAAACTCTACAAATACTGTTTTTGCAATAATATTTGATGTATTAATAAATGGAACTCAATTAAGTTTAAAAACAATTATATGCAGTTTGATGGTTATGGGAGGAGTT